A stretch of DNA from Molothrus ater isolate BHLD 08-10-18 breed brown headed cowbird chromosome Z, BPBGC_Mater_1.1, whole genome shotgun sequence:
CAGGCATTAACCTCTGCACGTGCCATGCACTCGGACACTAAGTTCAAGTTGCTAAGATGGTCTCAAAGTTGACCCTGTCCTACAGTGGCCCTGGGATCTCCATTCTTCAGGCAGGGCTCCCAGCACTTGCCACGCGCCACTTCAGCAGCGGGCCTGGAGATCGCTGACACACAAGGCTACAAACATCCACTCCCCTCCACAGCCTCTTTGCCCCAAAAGTCTCCAACCTTCAAAGCCCATGCTGTGCTCCTAGCAACCATCCAACCATTTCTCCACGAGGCCATGGCAATCGTCCCCTTGCAGATCTCTGCACAGCCCACATTCCTCCTCACCGATCCCCAGCTTTTCTGCGCTTTTGCAAAGGCATCTGAAACTGCTGGCAAACCTTCGCTACTCCAGCCACAGAAGCCCAGGCTCTGCCGTCTTGCTCACACGTGATGTCCTCTAGACCCCCGTGCCTCTTCAGAGCCATCCCCTCCAAGGACGCCACACCTCGCACGGGCCAACGAGCCCTGAACAGGACACGCTCTTGCAGGCCAGGGCTCTGGCAATCCCAAAACACAACCCCATTGCTTTCACGGGGGACAGTCCTCTTTGGCCCTGCGGCTGCCTCATCCACTGGGCCAATGCATCTCCAAACCGGACCCTTGCTCCAGGGCCACAGCCAGCGGAGCAAGCACGACAGGAAGAGCAAAGCCCCTCCCTTGCGCCGCCTTCTTCACTGAGCCTTCCTTGCCTGCCTCCTTGCTGGCTcctcccaaacacagcagctggagcgcctgcctctgtgcaaggacACACTCAGGCCTCCAAGgcccacatgcacacacagccccttgAACACTGCCACTGCCTCTGGGCATTGACCCCAGGAGGGGAAACGCCAGCCCCCACCCACTGACATCACCGCACATGCCTTGCAaccacaaaaggaaaacagtggctaagatgaaaataaaggcaagccaccaagtgaaaggaaaagtcaccacagccaccagcagggctTTGCGGGTGGAAAGCATGCTTGGCCACAAAGAGAGACTCAGTAGCACAGCACGGACCGCGCAGCTGGCCCGGCAGGTGAAGGGCAACAGCCAAGAGCCCTCTCCGCCACACCTGACAACGACGCCTCCGAGACAGAGCTTTCGCAAGGCCGGCACGCCGCTGCCACCACAATCCCCAACCACGGACACCCCGACCAAACACTTCCCCAAAACCTACACAGCCACCAGTACAGACTGGAAAGTACAGGCAGAAACTGCGGACAACCGGAAAGCGATGAAGGGAAAGCTGCCTCGCATACAAAGCCGCGCGCCCGGAGCCACCCCaagcacagccaccagcagcaccagccagcctcaccgggctcctcctgcccagcagcacccaacAGCACCCACAGAGAATCACCATGGCTGCGgccacagccacacagccaCGCCTGCCGCACGCCGCCCCGgcgctcctgctcctcctcaccgCTCTGGCCGGCACCCTGGCCTGCCAACACCTCTGGACACACGAGGACACCTTCCCCGGCGACGCTCTCCGCCTCCTCCAGGACATGGCTGCTGTCGGCCACACGCAGCCCTGCCACCTGCCAGAGCCGCCCTTCTTCCCCGCCAGCCTGCTCCACCACAACCTGCAGCCGCACCAAGCCGCCGCCACCGCcctgcacatcctgcagcacctcttCCACACCCTCAGCTCCAACAGCACCCGCCAGCACTGGCCCGGCCAGGCTCGCAACCACCTCCTCAACAAGCTGCAGCACCACATCCACCACCTGGAGCAATGCCTCCCCGACAACGCCACGCCCTTCAAAGGACCACGCAACCCGCTGCTCGCCATCAACAAGTACTTCAGGGACATCCACCTCTTCCTGCACGCCCACAACCACAGCGCCTGCGCCTGGGACCACGTCCGCCTCGAAGCTCGTGCCTCTCTACTGCACCTCCACAACCTCACACGCGCCACGCGCCGCTAGCGCCAAGGCCCACCCGCCCAGCCACACCTAGGCCCCAAACCCACCTCCAACCCCACGCCTCCTCTCACCTGGGACCACACACAGGCCTGCAACAACCGCACGGCCCCCGCAGCCTTCAACCGCTGCGTCTCCAGCGATTCCGCTGCTCATACTGATACGGACCAAAGACCTTCTCCACTTATTTATTGacttatttatttagttatttattttatttacctaTTTATTCAcgtatttatttttctacctCTTCACTTATTTGTGCCAGTCCAAATAAAGACTTATGACAAAACACTTGCCACTGCCTCTCCTCTCTCGAGCACTGCAAGCACTCTTTGCGCCAGGGGAAAGCCATCTCCGCCCAACGCCTACTCCAAGCCCTGCTGCAAACAGCCCCCGACCCCTCTTCTCAACGGCGCCTGCCcaagcagcagcccctgtgcaaGCCCCTGTGCAAAAGCACTGCCAGCCTTTGGCCAACACCATggaagcacaaaaagaaaaacacccaaaGGCTGCTCAAGAGCACCGCTGCACCTCATCTGCTTTATCCACACCTTGCTCCGTCCATCCAATCCATGCCCCTCTGACTCACAGACAACGACGTCATGCGGGACACTGTCAAGCACTTTGCACAAAGCCAGGCACACAAGGTCACTTTCCTTGCCCCTCTCCACCACTGCCGTGGAGCCCGAAGCATAGAACAGCACCAAAACTGCCAGGAATGGTGATTTTGCACTTTGGAATGCCATGCTCCCTGTTCCCAATCACCTCTTGCTTTTCCATTGGCCTTAACATAGTCTCCCGGAGAAGCAGCCTCATCTTCTTgcctcacacagagctcagcctgaaTGCTCCGTACTTCCCAcactcttctccttttccctttctgaaaacGGGGCTTCTACTTCCCTTCTACCGCTTCTTGGCCATTTGGACTGACAGACACCAGCTTTCAAAAACGATGCACTCTGGCCTAGCAACTCCATCTGAAAGTTCCCTCAGGACTCAGGCATTAACCTCTGCACGTGCCATGCACTCGGACACTAAGTTCAAGTTGCTAAGATGGTCTCAAAGTTGACCCTGTCCTACAGTGGCCCTGGGATCTCCATTCTTCAGGCAGGGCTCCCAGCACTTGCCACGCGCCACTTCAGCAGCGTGCCTGGAGATCGCTGACACACAAGGCTACAAACATCCACTCCCCTCCACAGCCTCTTTGCCCCAAAAGTCTCCAACCTTCAAAGCCCATGCTGTGCTCCTAGCAACCATCCAACCATTTCTCCACGAGGCCATGGCAATCGTCCCCTTGCAGATCTCTGCACAGCCCACATTCCTCCTCACCGATCCCCAGCTTTTCTGCGCTTTTGCAAAGGCATCTGAAACTGCTGGCAAACCTTCGCTACTCCAGCCACAGAAGCCCAGGCCCTGCCGTCTTGCTCACACGTGATGTCCTCTAGACCCCCGTGCCTCTTCAGAGCCATCCCCTCCAAGGACGCCACACCTCGCACGGGCCAACGAGCCCTGAACAGGACACGCTCTTGCAGGCCAGGGCTCTGGCAATCCCAAAACACAACCCCATTGCTTTCACGGGGCACAGTCCTCTTTGGCCCTGCGGCTGCCTCATCCACTGGGCCAATGCATCTCCAAACCGGACCCTTGCTCCAGGGCCACAGCCAGCGGAGCAAGCACGACAGGAAGAGCAAAGCCTCTCCCTTGCGCCGCCTTCTTCACTGAGCCTTCCTTGCCTGCCTCCTTGCTGGCTcctcccaaacacagcagctggagcgcctgcctctgtgcaaggacACACTCAGGCCTCCAAGgcccacatgcacacacagccccttgAACACTGCCTCTGGGCATTGACCCCAGGAGGGGAAACGCCAGCCCCCGCCCACTGACATCACCGCACATGCCTTGCAACcgcaaaaggaaaacagtggcTAAGATGAAAATAAAGGCAAGCCACCGAGTGAAAGGAAAAGTcaccacagccaccagcagggctTTGCGGGTGGAAAGCAT
This window harbors:
- the LOC118699029 gene encoding interferon-like, which gives rise to MAAATATQPRLPHAAPALLLLLTALAGTLACQHLWTHEDTFPGDALRLLQDMAAVGHTQPCHLPEPPFFPASLLHHNLQPHQAAATALHILQHLFHTLSSNSTRQHWPGQARNHLLNKLQHHIHHLEQCLPDNATPFKGPRNPLLAINKYFRDIHLFLHAHNHSACAWDHVRLEARASLLHLHNLTRATRR